TGCCGGCGGCCCGGCCTGCTCGGCCTGGCGCTGTCGGGCAGCTATAGGATGCCCCGTTCTGGGGAGGCCTCTTCTGATGGTAGCTTTCGAGCGCTACTCGCGACAGACTCTCTTCGGTCCTATTGGCCGCCAGGGTCAGGAACGCCTGCTTGCTTCCTCCGTGGCCATTGTCGGCTGCGGAGCGCTCGGCACGATGCTCGCCAACCACCTCTGCCGCGCTGGTATCGGCCAGGTGATCATCGTCGACCGCGATTACGTTGAGCTGAGCAATCTACAACGCCAGATTCTCTTTGACGAAGACGACGTCCAGGCTCATCTACCCAAGGCGGTGGCCGCAGCCAGGAAGCTGGAACGCATCAACAGCGAAGTCAGGGTCGAAGCTCTGGTTGCCGACCTCGATATCGAGGAGGTCGAGTCGCTGGTCCAGCGCGTCGATCTGGTGCTGGATGCTACCGATAACTTCGAGACGCGCTATCTGCTCAACGATGCCTGTGTGAAGCATCAACGGCCCTGGATCTACAGCGGAGTGATTGCTGCCCACGGGGTGACGATGAACATTCTCCCAGGCGAGACCGCCTGTTTGCGCTGCGTCTTTCCCGAGATGCCCCCTCCTGGCAGTACACCAACCTGCGACACCGCCGGAGTGCTCAATGGGATCGTGAGTATGATTAGTGGCATTGCTGCGACCGAGGCCCTCAAGATCCTCCTTCAGAGTCCTCTGATCAGCCGGGCCTTGCTGGTGGCCGATCTCTGGGAAAATACTTTTGAGCGTCTGGAGCTGCCTCGTCAGAACGATTGCCCAGCCTGTGCCCTCGGGCGCTTCGATTTCTTAAACGCCTCCATCCAGAGCAGGACAACCGCCCTCTGTGGGCGCAATGCCGTCCAGGTACGCAGCAGTCGCCGTGAAGCTTCTGTCGATCTGACAGCTCTGGCCCAGCGTCTAGAGGCACTCGCTCCTGTCCAGCACAATGCCTACTTGCTGCGCTTCACGATCGATGGCTACGAGATGACGGTGTTTTCCGACGGGCGCGCGATCATCAAAGGCACCGACAACGAACAAGTTGCCCGCTCACTCTACGCTCGCTATATCGGCATGTGACCGATCCCGCGCCAGCCTGGCGCAACCCAGCCCGCGGGAGAGCGCCAGGTGGCCCAGCGGGGTGGCAGGCAGATAGGCAGGCAAGCAGGTCCGGCCCCCGCCGCACAGGGTCTTGTTCCTCTCTCACTCTATGCTATAATGAGGCTCAATCCGCCTGGTGGTCTCTTCACTTCATCATCTGTTAGCGTCTCTTTGAGAGACACGGCTATCAACAGCACCAGCAACCAAGCTACCAAGTATACA
The sequence above is a segment of the Thermogemmatispora onikobensis genome. Coding sequences within it:
- a CDS encoding ThiF family adenylyltransferase; this encodes MVAFERYSRQTLFGPIGRQGQERLLASSVAIVGCGALGTMLANHLCRAGIGQVIIVDRDYVELSNLQRQILFDEDDVQAHLPKAVAAARKLERINSEVRVEALVADLDIEEVESLVQRVDLVLDATDNFETRYLLNDACVKHQRPWIYSGVIAAHGVTMNILPGETACLRCVFPEMPPPGSTPTCDTAGVLNGIVSMISGIAATEALKILLQSPLISRALLVADLWENTFERLELPRQNDCPACALGRFDFLNASIQSRTTALCGRNAVQVRSSRREASVDLTALAQRLEALAPVQHNAYLLRFTIDGYEMTVFSDGRAIIKGTDNEQVARSLYARYIGM